The proteins below come from a single Xiphophorus couchianus chromosome 20, X_couchianus-1.0, whole genome shotgun sequence genomic window:
- the cyb561d2 gene encoding transmembrane reductase CYB561D2 isoform X2 — protein MIHNKEAESETRFYGFIRAVSVGLTHIISIAFPVFIAFLSLPGTSVFSWHPFLMTVAFGFFMTEAILLFSPHGSFIKRFPHKTKGRVHWILQSLCGSCAVLGLAAVYYNKNLNVLGSHASHLPLSGQRLVPRQAEALPRRVRTRHLPAGLHQPAARALLLLVHGVSRGVRLVPGSNLPRSQRSDHYESGLQCLRC, from the exons ATGATCCACAACAAGGAGGCTGAATCTGAAACTCGGTTTTACGGTTTTATTAGAGCAGTCTCTGTAGGACTGACTCACATAATCTCCATAgcctttcctgtttttattgcatttctctCCCTACCTGGAACAA gtgTGTTTTCATGGCATCCTTTCCTGATGACAGTAGCT tttggcTTCTTTATGACGGAAGCCATCCTGCTCTTTTCGCCCCACGGCTCCTTCATCAAGAGGTTTCCACACAAGACCAAAGGCCGTGTTCACTGGATCCTGCAGAGCCTCTGTGGCTCCTGTGCCGTTCTGGGCCTGGCTGCCGTCTACtacaacaaaaatctgaatg tccttggcagcCATGCCTCTCATTTACCACTCTCTGGCCAAAGACTGGTCCCTCGCCAAGCTGAAGCGCTACCACGCCGCGTCAGGACTCGTCACCTTCCTGCTGGGCTGCACCAGCCTGCTGCTCGGGCTCTGCTCCTCCTGGTTCACGGCGTCAGTAGGGGGGTACGCCTGGTACCTGGCAGCAATCTGCCCCGCTCTCAGCGCTCTGATCATTATGAATCAGGTCTCCAGTGCTTACGTTGCTAA
- the cyb561d2 gene encoding transmembrane reductase CYB561D2 isoform X1, which yields MIHNKEAESETRFYGFIRAVSVGLTHIISIAFPVFIAFLSLPGTSVFSWHPFLMTVAFGFFMTEAILLFSPHGSFIKRFPHKTKGRVHWILQSLCGSCAVLGLAAVYYNKNLNGKAHFTSWHGLLGLITVCVVCVQSLAAMPLIYHSLAKDWSLAKLKRYHAASGLVTFLLGCTSLLLGLCSSWFTASVGGYAWYLAAICPALSALIIMNQVSSAYVAKKRLQS from the exons ATGATCCACAACAAGGAGGCTGAATCTGAAACTCGGTTTTACGGTTTTATTAGAGCAGTCTCTGTAGGACTGACTCACATAATCTCCATAgcctttcctgtttttattgcatttctctCCCTACCTGGAACAA gtgTGTTTTCATGGCATCCTTTCCTGATGACAGTAGCT tttggcTTCTTTATGACGGAAGCCATCCTGCTCTTTTCGCCCCACGGCTCCTTCATCAAGAGGTTTCCACACAAGACCAAAGGCCGTGTTCACTGGATCCTGCAGAGCCTCTGTGGCTCCTGTGCCGTTCTGGGCCTGGCTGCCGTCTACtacaacaaaaatctgaatggtAAAGCCCACTTCACTTCGTGGCACGGCCTGCTGGGACTAATCacagtgtgtgttgtgtgtgtgcagtccttggcagcCATGCCTCTCATTTACCACTCTCTGGCCAAAGACTGGTCCCTCGCCAAGCTGAAGCGCTACCACGCCGCGTCAGGACTCGTCACCTTCCTGCTGGGCTGCACCAGCCTGCTGCTCGGGCTCTGCTCCTCCTGGTTCACGGCGTCAGTAGGGGGGTACGCCTGGTACCTGGCAGCAATCTGCCCCGCTCTCAGCGCTCTGATCATTATGAATCAGGTCTCCAGTGCTTACGTTGCTAAAAAGCGGCTGCAGTCCTGA
- the rad54l2 gene encoding helicase ARIP4 isoform X2, translating into MSEEAISESDLEGSIDSEEECMENEEEEEEDDEDLEEDEEENDGDDEDDGLERPASAQSRADGDGRDSNSTTSGEPSSEPPSRPSSRPASRSQPPASAGNSSESKIASRKTKKDKASKLTKSLKSSKSSKPPKPAKPAHMRKNIRKLLQEDQLEAGTKAAQLEEMERRKRLEQQRKDFPTPAPSLADAQLVETAALLAEVSQLVPALQGKQDVICLDSSGEEDEKADINLPALAIGDDIIELSSGDEDTLQISSESADEEADAAHGSEESSGAHINDALNLPDAQGRVLVNINHPPEEKDVYLTPQLARAVKPHQIGGIRFLYDNLIESLDRYKTSSGFGCILAHSMGLGKTLQVISFIDILLRNTEAHTVLAIVPVNTLQNWLTEFNLWLPPQEALPPDTDPTFVTGRTFKVHILNDEHKTTMARAKVVEEWSRDGGVLLMGYEMYRLLSMKKSFVMGKKRKTKKPAGPVIIDLDEEDRQQELMKGIEKSISRPGPDVVICDEGHRIKNYHASTSQALKNIRSRRRVVLTGYPLQNNLTEYWCMVDFVRPDFLGTRQEFSNMFERPILNGQCVDSTPQDVRLMRYRSHVLHSLLEGFVQRRGHDVLRHHLPNKEEFVILVRLSPIQKALYTEFMKRFREAGNSGWLGLNPLKAFCVCCKIWNHPDVLYEALEKENQANEQDLDLDDITSASNPRCPAPSASLKTKVADSSKGNNSLPPLNPSQDRANQVITYEWAKDIMSNYRTGVLENSAKIVLLFHLIEESVRRRDKILVFSQSLNTLTVIEDFLSKRPMPPGIVPSDSQNQNWVRNLNYYRLDGSTSATERERLINQFNDPENKSAWLFLLSTRAGCLGVNLIGASRVVVFDASWNPCHDAQAVCRVYRYGQRKPCYIYRLVCDFTLEKKIYDRQVSKQGMSDRVVDDLNPVLNFTRKEVESLLHFVEEEPEAEKSSLESQRELESVIYRACELYPNLITKPPFHHESLLMDRKESKLTKAEKRAAKKSYEDEKRASVPYSRPSYAPYYPTSEHSLASIAAFNQRGWRHITRPDDKPVASVRPIQSTPIPMMPRQVGMGMAGSSSAGSLPLNFLQKAGVYVQRIVTTTDIVIPGANSSTDVQAHISAGESIHVIRGSKGTYIRTNDGRIFAIRSGKISRPAAGASAPSRDTQGSLIHPVSNGCSSPVDQSQRSPDQRPPSPLSSDFLRELSHYTSSTGNVTVGRANESSSLLDLQSATAGDEGGSQTSDQCRQLGNDLLSSAAEAQRGSKRKRDGGQDNTQTGGKHTSVTAHFPGLSVNSGGLSFPPVGLNLGNLGHVSQPLLMPGGGSSFLQSPGQTLADLQSMFPSVSSDLLRQPAAGNGHLPPSSSAFSAASSTIPMSSTATSSSLSSGTLPPYLMNPNMAGLLSSGFPLSYSQPLLSSPRMFPSPLLSGSGGFSVPNSNSATPSFLSHFTNTSSLLGAALTQPDRHPSAVNGGDSSDDDVIEVTGQ; encoded by the exons ATGTCTGAAGAGGCAATTTCGGAAAGTGACCTGGAGGGCAGCATTGACAGCGAAGAGGAGTGTATGgaaaatgaggaggaggaggaggaggatgatgaagacttggaggaagacgaggaggaaaATGATGGAGACGACGAAGATGATGGACTTG AGCGACCTGCAAGTGCCCAGAGTCGAGCCGATGGGGATGGCAGGGACTCCAACTCAACTACCTCTGGAGAGCCTTCCTCAGAGCCTCCATCCCGGCCGTCCTCCAGACCCGCCTCTCGATCTCAGCCTCCTGCCAGCGCAGGGAACTCGAGTGAGAGCAAAATCGCatctagaaaaacaaagaaggacAAAGCTTCTAAATTAACAAAATCACTCAAATCTTCAAAAAGCTCCAAACCTCCAAAACCAGCCAAGCCAGCTCACATGAGGAAGAACATCAG AAAGCTGCTGCAAGAGGACCAGCTTGAGGCTGGAACTAAAGCAGCTCAGCTGGAGGAGATGGAGAGGCGGAAACGactggagcagcagaggaaagactttccTACTCCGGCCCCATCTCTAGCGGACGCTCAACTGG TGGAGACGGCAGCTTTATTAGCAGAAGTATCTCAGTTGGTTCCTGCTCTCCAGGGTAAACAGGATGTGATCTGTCTGGATAGTAGTGGCGAGGAAGATGAAAAAGCGGATATAAATTTGCCCGCCCTCGCCATTGGGGATG ATATAATTGAGCTCAGTTCGGGGGACGAAGACACCCTGCAGATAAGCAGCGAGTCGGCTGACGAGGAAGCCGATGCCGCCCACGGCTCGGAGGAGAGCAGCGGCGCTCACATAAACGACGCGCTGAACTTGCCTGACGCCCAGGGTCGAGTCCTGGTGAACATCAACCACCCTCCAGAGGAGAAAGATGTTTACCTCACCCCACAGCTGGCCCGAGCTGTTAAACCTCACCAA aTTGGGGGAATCCGGTTTCTCTACGATAACCTGATCGAGTCTTTGGACCGGTACAAGACCAGCAGTGGCTTTGGCTGCATCCTCGCTCACAGCATGGGCTTGGGCAAAACTCTGCAGGTCATTTCCTTCATCGACATTCTTCTGAGGAACACAGAGGCCCACACTGTTCTGGCTATCGTCCCT GTGAACACGCTCCAGAACTGGCTGACAGAGTTTAACCTCTGGCTCCCACCCCAGGAAGCACTTCCTCCTGACACCGACCCTACGTTCGTCACTGGCCGCACGTTCAAAGTTCACATTCTCAATGATGAACACAA AACCACGATGGCCAGGGCCAAGGTTGTGGAGGAGTGGTCCAGAGACGGAGGTGTGTTGTTGATGGGCTATGAGATGTACCGCCTGCTGTCCATGAAGAAGAGCTTTGTAATGgggaagaagaggaaaacaaaaaaaccagcTGGGCCGGTTATTATTGACCTGGATGAAGAGGACAGGCAACAAGAGCTCATGAAAG GGATTGAAAAGTCAATATCACGGCCCGGTCCTGACGTGGTGATCTGCGACGAGGGCCACCGCATTAAGAATTACCACGCCAGCACGTCGCAGGCCTTGAAGAACATCCGCTCCAGGCGCAGGGTGGTTCTGACGGGCTACCCGCTGCAGAACAACCTCACAGAGTACTGGTGCATGGTGGACTTCGTCagaccagactttctaggcacgCGCCAGGAGTTCAGCAACATGTTTGAGCGTCCCATCTTGAACGGTCAGTGCGTGGACAGCACACCCCAAGATGTCCGCTTGATGCGCTATCGTAGTCACGTGCTGCACAGCTTGTTGGAGGGCTTCGTTCAGAG GCGAGGTCATGACGTGCTGAGACACCACCTCCCAAATAAGGAGGAGTTTGTGATCCTGGTGCGGCTCTCTCCCATTCAGAAGGCGCTGTACACCGAGTTCATGAAGCGCTTTCGAGAGGCAGGGAACAGCGGCTGGCTCGGCCTCAACCCACTTAAAGCTTTTTGCGTCTGCTGCAAG ATCTGGAATCACCCTGACGTCCTCTATGAAGCCCTGGAGAAGGAGAACCAGGCCAATGAGCAGGATCTGGACCTGGATGACATTACCTCGGCCAGTAACCCACGCTGCCCTGCTCCCAGTGCCAGCCTGAAGACCAAAGTGGCCGACTCAAGCAAAGGCAACAACAGCCTGCCGCCGCTCAATCCGTCTCAAGATAGAGCCAATCAGGTCATCACATATGAATGG GCAAAAGACATCATGTCAAACTACCGGACGGGAGTTTTAGAAAACTCAGCTAAGATTGTTCTGCTCTTCCACTTGATTGAAGAAAGTGTCAGGAGAAGAGACAAGATTTTGGTCTTTAG CCAAAGTTTAAACACTCTGACAGTCATCGAGGATTTCCTTTCAAAGAGACCCATGCCCCCCGGCATCGTCCCCAGCGACAGCCAAAACCAAAACTGGGTTCGCAACCTCAACTACTACA GACTGGACGGGAGTACATCTGCAACAGAGAGAGAACGTCTCATCAATCAGTTTAATGACCCAGAGAACAAATCAGCGTGGCTGTTCCTGCTTTCTACACG AGCGGGCTGTTTGGGGGTGAATCTGATCGGGGCCAGCCGTGTTGTCGTCTTTGACGCATCGTGGAACCCGTGTCATGACGCCCAGGCGGTGTGTCGCGTGTACCGCTACGGTCAGAGGAAGCCTTGCTACATCTACCGCCTGGTCTGTGACTTCACCCTGGAGAAGAAGATCTATGACAGACAGGTCTCCAAACAGGGCATGTCGG accGGGTGGTTGATGACTTGAACCCAGTGCTGAACTTTACCCGTAAGGAAGTTGAGTCGCTGCTGCACTTTGTAGAAGAGGAGCCTGAGGCTGAGAAGAGCTCACTGGAATCGCAGAGAGAGTTGGAGTCGGTGATATATCGAGCTTGTGAGCTTTACCCAAACCTCATCACCAAG CCACCTTTCCACCACGAGTCGCTGCTCATGGACCGTAAAGAGTCGAAACTGACCAAAGCAGAGAAGAGAGCTGCAAAAAAGAGCTACGAGGACGAGAAGCGAGCCTCTGTACCGTACTCCCGCCCGTCGTATGCGCCCTACTACCCAACAAGTGAACACTCGCTGGCGAGCATCGCAGCGTTTAACCAACGCGGCTG GCGCCATATAACACGGCCAGACGACAAGCCAGTTGCGAGTGTCAGGCCCATCCAGTCGACCCCGATCCCGATGATGCCTCGGCAGGTCGGCATGGGAATGGCCGGCTCCAGCTCTGCCGGCAGCCTTCCTCTCAACTTCCTGCAGAAAGCAGGAGTTTACGTGCAAAGGATTGTCACCACAACGG ACATTGTAATCCCAGGAGCAAACAGCTCCACAGACGTTCAGGCTCACATCAGCGCAGGAGAGAGCATCCACGTCATTAGAGGATCGAAAG GTACTTACATCAGGACGAATGATGGAAGGATTTTTGCTATTCGATCTGGAAAGATCAGCAGACCGGCAGCTGGAGCGTCTGCTCCATCTAGAg ACACCCAAGGCTCCCTGATCCACCCAGTGAGCAACGGTTGCTCGTCTCCAGTGGACCAGTCGCAGCGCTCCCCCGACCAGCGGCCCCCGTCTCCTCTGAGCTCTGATTTCCTTCGAGAGCTCAGCCATTATACGTCGTCTACAGGCAACGTCACTGTCGGCAGGGCGAATGAATCGTCGTCACTTCTGGATTTGCAGTCTGCAACAGCGGGGGACGAGGGAGGCTCTCAGACCAGCGATCAGTGCCGACAACTCGGCAACGACCTGCTGAGTTCAGCCGCAGAGGCGCAGCGCGGCAGCAAACGGAAGCGTGATGGTGGCCAGGACAACACGCAGACGGGAGGAAAACACACCTCGGTCACAGCTCATTTCCCTGGATTGTCGGTGAACTCTGGTGGGCTCAGTTTCCCACCGGTAGGTCTGAACCTGGGGAACCTGGGTCATGTGAGTCAGCCGCTTCTAATGCCTGGGGGAGGATCTTCATTCCTCCAATCTCCGGGACAAACGCTGGCCGACCTGCAGTCCATGTTCCCCTCGGTGAGCTCGGACCTCCTGAGGCAGCCGGCTGCGGGGAACGGACACCTCCCTCCCTCGTCCTCGGCGTTCTCTGCCGCCTCCTCCACCATTCCCATGTCATCGACAGCAACCTCCTCCTCCCTTTCTTCTGGCACTTTGCCTCCGTACTTGATGAACCCCAACATGGCCGGCCTGCTTTCTTCAGGTTTTCCTCTCAGCTACAGTCAGCCACTGCTCTCCTCACCAAGAATGTTCCCCAGCCCTTTGCTCTCAGGGTCGGGGGGCTTCTCCGTGCCCAACTCCAACTCTGCGACGCCCAGTTTCCTCTCTCATTTTACCAACACCTCCAGCCTCCTGGGGGCCGCGCTGACGCAGCCGGACAGACACCCGAGCGCGGTGAACGGCGGGGACAGCTCTGATGATGACGTCATAGAGGTGACGGGACAGTAG
- the rad54l2 gene encoding helicase ARIP4 isoform X1 → MSEEAISESDLEGSIDSEEECMENEEEEEEDDEDLEEDEEENDGDDEDDGLERPASAQSRADGDGRDSNSTTSGEPSSEPPSRPSSRPASRSQPPASAGNSSESKIASRKTKKDKASKLTKSLKSSKSSKPPKPAKPAHMRKNIRKLLQEDQLEAGTKAAQLEEMERRKRLEQQRKDFPTPAPSLADAQLVETAALLAEVSQLVPALQGKQDVICLDSSGEEDEKADINLPALAIGDDIIELSSGDEDTLQISSESADEEADAAHGSEESSGAHINDALNLPDAQGRVLVNINHPPEEKDVYLTPQLARAVKPHQIGGIRFLYDNLIESLDRYKTSSGFGCILAHSMGLGKTLQVISFIDILLRNTEAHTVLAIVPVNTLQNWLTEFNLWLPPQEALPPDTDPTFVTGRTFKVHILNDEHKTTMARAKVVEEWSRDGGVLLMGYEMYRLLSMKKSFVMGKKRKTKKPAGPVIIDLDEEDRQQELMKGIEKSISRPGPDVVICDEGHRIKNYHASTSQALKNIRSRRRVVLTGYPLQNNLTEYWCMVDFVRPDFLGTRQEFSNMFERPILNGQCVDSTPQDVRLMRYRSHVLHSLLEGFVQRRGHDVLRHHLPNKEEFVILVRLSPIQKALYTEFMKRFREAGNSGWLGLNPLKAFCVCCKIWNHPDVLYEALEKENQANEQDLDLDDITSASNPRCPAPSASLKTKVADSSKGNNSLPPLNPSQDRANQVITYEWAKDIMSNYRTGVLENSAKIVLLFHLIEESVRRRDKILVFSQSLNTLTVIEDFLSKRPMPPGIVPSDSQNQNWVRNLNYYRLDGSTSATERERLINQFNDPENKSAWLFLLSTRAGCLGVNLIGASRVVVFDASWNPCHDAQAVCRVYRYGQRKPCYIYRLVCDFTLEKKIYDRQVSKQGMSDRVVDDLNPVLNFTRKEVESLLHFVEEEPEAEKSSLESQRELESVIYRACELYPNLITKPPFHHESLLMDRKESKLTKAEKRAAKKSYEDEKRASVPYSRPSYAPYYPTSEHSLASIAAFNQRGWRHITRPDDKPVASVRPIQSTPIPMMPRQVGMGMAGSSSAGSLPLNFLQKAGVYVQRIVTTTDIVIPGANSSTDVQAHISAGESIHVIRGSKGTYIRTNDGRIFAIRSGKISRPAAGASAPSRADTQGSLIHPVSNGCSSPVDQSQRSPDQRPPSPLSSDFLRELSHYTSSTGNVTVGRANESSSLLDLQSATAGDEGGSQTSDQCRQLGNDLLSSAAEAQRGSKRKRDGGQDNTQTGGKHTSVTAHFPGLSVNSGGLSFPPVGLNLGNLGHVSQPLLMPGGGSSFLQSPGQTLADLQSMFPSVSSDLLRQPAAGNGHLPPSSSAFSAASSTIPMSSTATSSSLSSGTLPPYLMNPNMAGLLSSGFPLSYSQPLLSSPRMFPSPLLSGSGGFSVPNSNSATPSFLSHFTNTSSLLGAALTQPDRHPSAVNGGDSSDDDVIEVTGQ, encoded by the exons ATGTCTGAAGAGGCAATTTCGGAAAGTGACCTGGAGGGCAGCATTGACAGCGAAGAGGAGTGTATGgaaaatgaggaggaggaggaggaggatgatgaagacttggaggaagacgaggaggaaaATGATGGAGACGACGAAGATGATGGACTTG AGCGACCTGCAAGTGCCCAGAGTCGAGCCGATGGGGATGGCAGGGACTCCAACTCAACTACCTCTGGAGAGCCTTCCTCAGAGCCTCCATCCCGGCCGTCCTCCAGACCCGCCTCTCGATCTCAGCCTCCTGCCAGCGCAGGGAACTCGAGTGAGAGCAAAATCGCatctagaaaaacaaagaaggacAAAGCTTCTAAATTAACAAAATCACTCAAATCTTCAAAAAGCTCCAAACCTCCAAAACCAGCCAAGCCAGCTCACATGAGGAAGAACATCAG AAAGCTGCTGCAAGAGGACCAGCTTGAGGCTGGAACTAAAGCAGCTCAGCTGGAGGAGATGGAGAGGCGGAAACGactggagcagcagaggaaagactttccTACTCCGGCCCCATCTCTAGCGGACGCTCAACTGG TGGAGACGGCAGCTTTATTAGCAGAAGTATCTCAGTTGGTTCCTGCTCTCCAGGGTAAACAGGATGTGATCTGTCTGGATAGTAGTGGCGAGGAAGATGAAAAAGCGGATATAAATTTGCCCGCCCTCGCCATTGGGGATG ATATAATTGAGCTCAGTTCGGGGGACGAAGACACCCTGCAGATAAGCAGCGAGTCGGCTGACGAGGAAGCCGATGCCGCCCACGGCTCGGAGGAGAGCAGCGGCGCTCACATAAACGACGCGCTGAACTTGCCTGACGCCCAGGGTCGAGTCCTGGTGAACATCAACCACCCTCCAGAGGAGAAAGATGTTTACCTCACCCCACAGCTGGCCCGAGCTGTTAAACCTCACCAA aTTGGGGGAATCCGGTTTCTCTACGATAACCTGATCGAGTCTTTGGACCGGTACAAGACCAGCAGTGGCTTTGGCTGCATCCTCGCTCACAGCATGGGCTTGGGCAAAACTCTGCAGGTCATTTCCTTCATCGACATTCTTCTGAGGAACACAGAGGCCCACACTGTTCTGGCTATCGTCCCT GTGAACACGCTCCAGAACTGGCTGACAGAGTTTAACCTCTGGCTCCCACCCCAGGAAGCACTTCCTCCTGACACCGACCCTACGTTCGTCACTGGCCGCACGTTCAAAGTTCACATTCTCAATGATGAACACAA AACCACGATGGCCAGGGCCAAGGTTGTGGAGGAGTGGTCCAGAGACGGAGGTGTGTTGTTGATGGGCTATGAGATGTACCGCCTGCTGTCCATGAAGAAGAGCTTTGTAATGgggaagaagaggaaaacaaaaaaaccagcTGGGCCGGTTATTATTGACCTGGATGAAGAGGACAGGCAACAAGAGCTCATGAAAG GGATTGAAAAGTCAATATCACGGCCCGGTCCTGACGTGGTGATCTGCGACGAGGGCCACCGCATTAAGAATTACCACGCCAGCACGTCGCAGGCCTTGAAGAACATCCGCTCCAGGCGCAGGGTGGTTCTGACGGGCTACCCGCTGCAGAACAACCTCACAGAGTACTGGTGCATGGTGGACTTCGTCagaccagactttctaggcacgCGCCAGGAGTTCAGCAACATGTTTGAGCGTCCCATCTTGAACGGTCAGTGCGTGGACAGCACACCCCAAGATGTCCGCTTGATGCGCTATCGTAGTCACGTGCTGCACAGCTTGTTGGAGGGCTTCGTTCAGAG GCGAGGTCATGACGTGCTGAGACACCACCTCCCAAATAAGGAGGAGTTTGTGATCCTGGTGCGGCTCTCTCCCATTCAGAAGGCGCTGTACACCGAGTTCATGAAGCGCTTTCGAGAGGCAGGGAACAGCGGCTGGCTCGGCCTCAACCCACTTAAAGCTTTTTGCGTCTGCTGCAAG ATCTGGAATCACCCTGACGTCCTCTATGAAGCCCTGGAGAAGGAGAACCAGGCCAATGAGCAGGATCTGGACCTGGATGACATTACCTCGGCCAGTAACCCACGCTGCCCTGCTCCCAGTGCCAGCCTGAAGACCAAAGTGGCCGACTCAAGCAAAGGCAACAACAGCCTGCCGCCGCTCAATCCGTCTCAAGATAGAGCCAATCAGGTCATCACATATGAATGG GCAAAAGACATCATGTCAAACTACCGGACGGGAGTTTTAGAAAACTCAGCTAAGATTGTTCTGCTCTTCCACTTGATTGAAGAAAGTGTCAGGAGAAGAGACAAGATTTTGGTCTTTAG CCAAAGTTTAAACACTCTGACAGTCATCGAGGATTTCCTTTCAAAGAGACCCATGCCCCCCGGCATCGTCCCCAGCGACAGCCAAAACCAAAACTGGGTTCGCAACCTCAACTACTACA GACTGGACGGGAGTACATCTGCAACAGAGAGAGAACGTCTCATCAATCAGTTTAATGACCCAGAGAACAAATCAGCGTGGCTGTTCCTGCTTTCTACACG AGCGGGCTGTTTGGGGGTGAATCTGATCGGGGCCAGCCGTGTTGTCGTCTTTGACGCATCGTGGAACCCGTGTCATGACGCCCAGGCGGTGTGTCGCGTGTACCGCTACGGTCAGAGGAAGCCTTGCTACATCTACCGCCTGGTCTGTGACTTCACCCTGGAGAAGAAGATCTATGACAGACAGGTCTCCAAACAGGGCATGTCGG accGGGTGGTTGATGACTTGAACCCAGTGCTGAACTTTACCCGTAAGGAAGTTGAGTCGCTGCTGCACTTTGTAGAAGAGGAGCCTGAGGCTGAGAAGAGCTCACTGGAATCGCAGAGAGAGTTGGAGTCGGTGATATATCGAGCTTGTGAGCTTTACCCAAACCTCATCACCAAG CCACCTTTCCACCACGAGTCGCTGCTCATGGACCGTAAAGAGTCGAAACTGACCAAAGCAGAGAAGAGAGCTGCAAAAAAGAGCTACGAGGACGAGAAGCGAGCCTCTGTACCGTACTCCCGCCCGTCGTATGCGCCCTACTACCCAACAAGTGAACACTCGCTGGCGAGCATCGCAGCGTTTAACCAACGCGGCTG GCGCCATATAACACGGCCAGACGACAAGCCAGTTGCGAGTGTCAGGCCCATCCAGTCGACCCCGATCCCGATGATGCCTCGGCAGGTCGGCATGGGAATGGCCGGCTCCAGCTCTGCCGGCAGCCTTCCTCTCAACTTCCTGCAGAAAGCAGGAGTTTACGTGCAAAGGATTGTCACCACAACGG ACATTGTAATCCCAGGAGCAAACAGCTCCACAGACGTTCAGGCTCACATCAGCGCAGGAGAGAGCATCCACGTCATTAGAGGATCGAAAG GTACTTACATCAGGACGAATGATGGAAGGATTTTTGCTATTCGATCTGGAAAGATCAGCAGACCGGCAGCTGGAGCGTCTGCTCCATCTAGAg CAGACACCCAAGGCTCCCTGATCCACCCAGTGAGCAACGGTTGCTCGTCTCCAGTGGACCAGTCGCAGCGCTCCCCCGACCAGCGGCCCCCGTCTCCTCTGAGCTCTGATTTCCTTCGAGAGCTCAGCCATTATACGTCGTCTACAGGCAACGTCACTGTCGGCAGGGCGAATGAATCGTCGTCACTTCTGGATTTGCAGTCTGCAACAGCGGGGGACGAGGGAGGCTCTCAGACCAGCGATCAGTGCCGACAACTCGGCAACGACCTGCTGAGTTCAGCCGCAGAGGCGCAGCGCGGCAGCAAACGGAAGCGTGATGGTGGCCAGGACAACACGCAGACGGGAGGAAAACACACCTCGGTCACAGCTCATTTCCCTGGATTGTCGGTGAACTCTGGTGGGCTCAGTTTCCCACCGGTAGGTCTGAACCTGGGGAACCTGGGTCATGTGAGTCAGCCGCTTCTAATGCCTGGGGGAGGATCTTCATTCCTCCAATCTCCGGGACAAACGCTGGCCGACCTGCAGTCCATGTTCCCCTCGGTGAGCTCGGACCTCCTGAGGCAGCCGGCTGCGGGGAACGGACACCTCCCTCCCTCGTCCTCGGCGTTCTCTGCCGCCTCCTCCACCATTCCCATGTCATCGACAGCAACCTCCTCCTCCCTTTCTTCTGGCACTTTGCCTCCGTACTTGATGAACCCCAACATGGCCGGCCTGCTTTCTTCAGGTTTTCCTCTCAGCTACAGTCAGCCACTGCTCTCCTCACCAAGAATGTTCCCCAGCCCTTTGCTCTCAGGGTCGGGGGGCTTCTCCGTGCCCAACTCCAACTCTGCGACGCCCAGTTTCCTCTCTCATTTTACCAACACCTCCAGCCTCCTGGGGGCCGCGCTGACGCAGCCGGACAGACACCCGAGCGCGGTGAACGGCGGGGACAGCTCTGATGATGACGTCATAGAGGTGACGGGACAGTAG